The Roseiconus lacunae genomic sequence GCCGCTTGGTCGAGTAACAACTCCACTTCACTCTCGACATCGGGATAATCCATCGACAATCGGAAAAGGAAACGGTCGAGTTGCGATTCTGGTAAGGGATAGGTGCCTTCAAACCCACTCGGGTTTTGCGTGGCGATCACGATGAAGGGTCGCTCGAGCTGATACTGAGACGAATCGATGGTCACCTGTGACTCGGCCATCGCCTCGAGCAACGCGCTTTGTGTTCGCGGTGACGCACGGTTGATTTCGTCGGCGATCAAAAGGTTACAAAAGATAGGCCCCCGACGAAAATGAAACTCACCGCTGGTCGGCTGAAAAATCGCACTCCCAAGAATATCCGAAGGCAACAAATCGGGCGTGCATTGAATCCGTTGAAACTCAAGATCGATCAGTGACGCGATTGACTTTGCCAGCGTCGTTTTCCCCACACCCGGGACGTCTTCGAGCAGCACCGAACCCTCTGCCAGAATACAGGTGAGCACCGAGTCGATCACATCCGCTTTTCCACGGATCACCGACTGCAATTTCTCACGTACCAGTTCGATTTGGTTGAGTAACAACTGGGCTGTTTCGGGATCACGTTTCGAGCCATGGTCGCTGCTTACTTGCGGCCCATTCGAAGAGGGCTGAGATTCGTTCTGACTGGCTGATTCCATTGCTTCGCTGGTTCGCGTTGTGGCGTCATCATGAGGTGGATCCGATCGCGGCGATGCCCGCTTCGCGGACGCGGGACCGTGGGGTATCTCGGCACCGGAGTGACTTTGTCGAGTGAACACGGTGGTCCTCCGTTCGAGCTGGACACGCCACCATCGTACCGCCGTGAACAGGTCACCGCGACTCGATAAAAGTTGGACGTGATCGGATTTCAGAGAAGTAAGA encodes the following:
- a CDS encoding AAA family ATPase gives rise to the protein MFTRQSHSGAEIPHGPASAKRASPRSDPPHDDATTRTSEAMESASQNESQPSSNGPQVSSDHGSKRDPETAQLLLNQIELVREKLQSVIRGKADVIDSVLTCILAEGSVLLEDVPGVGKTTLAKSIASLIDLEFQRIQCTPDLLPSDILGSAIFQPTSGEFHFRRGPIFCNLLIADEINRASPRTQSALLEAMAESQVTIDSSQYQLERPFIVIATQNPSGFEGTYPLPESQLDRFLFRLSMDYPDVESEVELLLDQAAKDPSSELTPVMHRDELAALQRLVREVSVDPKVARYLVDVVSATRQDNRLRVGCSPRGSKMLLRAAQARAVLGGRDYVLPDDIQEVAVAVLAHRVSMRSVSASWNDAAAVIDEILRQTEVLV